Proteins encoded together in one Bermanella marisrubri window:
- a CDS encoding HAD family hydrolase — protein MLKGVIFSVEDTIVSINNGPSEELFNELARLSQFLRGKNVEFVVFTNRHWTEAGTGKTLQERLFESWGGFKYFSKVQNPEIPAKPSSSATEYILKEMGWKREEVIYIGASENDMRTAVNGKLLFLRAKWYSDNIDYGFSFSKPKEMAKFLMFLF, from the coding sequence ATGTTAAAAGGTGTAATTTTTAGCGTAGAGGATACTATCGTTTCCATAAACAATGGTCCATCAGAAGAGTTATTCAATGAACTAGCAAGGCTATCCCAGTTTTTAAGGGGAAAAAACGTTGAATTTGTTGTGTTTACTAATCGCCACTGGACGGAGGCAGGCACAGGAAAAACTCTTCAAGAGAGGCTGTTCGAAAGCTGGGGAGGTTTTAAGTACTTCTCAAAAGTACAGAATCCGGAAATACCCGCTAAACCGTCATCGAGTGCGACAGAATATATATTAAAAGAGATGGGCTGGAAAAGAGAAGAAGTAATTTACATTGGCGCCTCAGAAAATGATATGAGAACTGCTGTTAACGGTAAACTTCTTTTTCTTAGAGCCAAATGGTACTCGGATAATATAGATTATGGGTTTTCCTTTTCAAAGCCAAAAGAGATGGCAAAGTTTTTGATGTTTTTGTTTTAG
- a CDS encoding phosphoribosyltransferase — MGSIVSSLYFSGIYLDLNFITSYPGHKEGSGNAIMDEAIGIFSKCFRIKYLPDLIIRHKTSTRSHVARNTGIQINHLNQLNTIKLNPHPMKNRTEAYKNLIPLSNKTVLVLDDISTRGFSLEAARLYLQRAGAKVVLVSWLKTINTDYEEIRIKRNFKPFEENQFNDEDLEKINSHTYAQHITDNQAPKEITELLKEYDNWDWP, encoded by the coding sequence GTGGGATCTATTGTCTCAAGTTTATATTTTAGTGGGATCTATTTAGATCTGAACTTCATAACATCATATCCTGGACATAAAGAAGGTTCTGGCAATGCCATAATGGATGAAGCTATTGGAATCTTCAGTAAGTGCTTCAGAATTAAATATTTGCCAGATTTAATAATCAGACATAAAACTTCCACACGATCTCATGTTGCTAGAAACACTGGTATACAAATAAACCATTTGAATCAATTGAATACCATAAAACTCAACCCGCACCCAATGAAAAATAGAACGGAAGCATATAAAAACTTAATACCATTATCGAACAAAACTGTACTGGTTTTAGATGACATTTCAACAAGGGGGTTTAGCCTTGAGGCAGCTAGGTTGTATTTACAAAGAGCAGGTGCAAAAGTTGTACTTGTATCTTGGTTAAAAACCATCAATACAGATTATGAAGAAATAAGAATTAAAAGAAATTTTAAACCCTTTGAAGAAAACCAGTTTAATGATGAAGACTTAGAAAAAATTAATTCTCACACTTACGCACAGCATATAACTGACAATCAAGCACCAAAAGAAATAACAGAATTATTGAAAGAATACGATAATTGGGATTGGCCTTAG